TGATTGTGGCTATATCCAGTTTTTTTAAGCATAATTCACCGTTTTCCTATTGAAACTTAATTAGCTTTTGGAGTCTAATTTTACTTGGGAAATTGCACGATTTtctcttcaaatgggctggtctttaatttttgcccttcaaaatcgaacttatgcttaGTGGGGCATAAGTtctctaagagcccgtttggattggcttataagttgcttataagctattttcagcttttttgagtgtttggctggccagcttaaagtcattttgtgcttaaaataagctcaaaaaaataattgagtccatttgacttagcttatctaaagcagtttataagctgaaaatagcttataggcataagtccgtccaaacaggctctaagtacgCAGGGTATAATTTGTGAAATATTATGATGCGATCCGCGAAAAAGTTGTTtgttttgagggacaaaaattaaaaaccagcacaaaataggcAAAAGTGCAAATGATCACTAGACTAATTGTTTTCTTTAACATTTCCGCCTTAAAAGTAATGTTTGAATTATAAAGTGCAAAAGTTGGCAAAATACTTGATTTTTGAACTTGAAGTTAATCAAATTAACTGATTTTAAAGACAAATAACAAGTCTACTAGTCCCTGCGTTTCATATtcatttaaaaaagaatgacGTATTTTATATTACAAATAATTAACTTGAATAAGTTTTTATAGCCACATAATGTTAATGCTTGTTTAAGATCTTACAATTTATAGGTTCACGGATATCATGTTGTGTTTAAGATCGCGACTTTAAAAAGTCTATCTTTTTAAAATTTGTATCGAGTCAATTTATGTGACATGatttaaaacggagggagtatagtATACTAAAATTTACAGCccataactacctctaagacttatttattagtaatagctatcttttttttttaattattttttgtagcttaattatttatcaaattaccatctATAACTTTTTTTGTAACTACAGtgtatttccctaaaaataaggtaattctctcccacttacccacaatctttttttttttttttcaaatagcaTTCTCACATCTTCAATTCATAACTGTATTTTACTCTCATTATTCTTCACCATAATTAGCacgatttcttcttcttcttcttccttatcaGTTACTCAATCTCTACAGGTAACTAATTTTCGTTATGTAGTTTGTTGTATTTCTCTTCaattgttcataaatttcatcgtctttaccttcacttttcattcaattttttttttaatattttcaaTCATTGTTAGAATATCTTCAACAAGCTCTAACTCTCCATTTTAATGGCGGATATTGATACTCCGAGCAAAAATACACCAGTGGCAACAAGAAAAGCAATGGAGGATCTCCAGTCAATGGCCGAAGCTCAGCCATAACAATTCGTTTGCCAAATCTCCATGGATAGGCCGaaataagagaaaaatccttcttatgtttgctaatcatgtggtgttgtttatcttatgagtgatgaagaatagtaTTGATTATAACAATATGATATTGTTGCATCATCTAGGAGCAAGAGAATAGGTTGTTgttgtagaaacaccattgatgagagttgtgagCTTCATGCctaccaagtgtttgataaaatgtttcaatatatttcagtgtatcaACAAACAGTATAtctaattttcagtatatttcagtgtattatttcgctgtatttaaatggatttatctttttttttttttgttgttgtagagcctatttttactccactttgttttcacgatttttgtatttcgctatatttcaatgtatttctgcattttgtatttctaatttatgaaatagtttctgatatatttcattgtattccattgtatatacgcatactacaactttatatttcttaaacaatcaatcatatttcattgtattccagtatatatttttctatatttagaagtTTTCggatctttagtggtttttgaattcaaaaaattTTGattgataaaagttgagagagattcgtgagctgttatggaatgcgtgaaatatggttgatttaatttaacttaccatttaaaaagaaaaagaagaatctgttccaaaaatatagcctattttgactcaacccgattttgtatttcactgtatttcaaaaggTCTGTTCCATAAATAGCTCATGATTTTACTGGAGTGTGTTTACTGTTCactgtatttctctatatttaaaaaaaaaacagaaatacacgcatttttaaagaaaaatagctACGCTTGATAATTTTACATTTTATAGTTATATCTAGTTAGAAGCCAATAAAAGatagctatttatgtaagttaCACCTAATTAAACCCGTTGAACACAATATAACGGGGAGTGGATTGGAATAAAGCTATAATTTGAGGACCAAAATTAGAATCAAAACATAACCCGGGGTGCACAATGCACACCTAGCACAATCTAAGAGGCCACTAGCTCTTTGTATTTTCCCCACATTCATAATCGAAAAGCTTAGCAACAAGTTCCTTCCTTGTTTCAAGTTCCACCTAACCGGAGTTAAACCCCATTGGCCGGCAAGGCCTCTGTGGAAAAAATTGTCTCCTCAATAAGCTCAGTTCAAAAAATCTAGGGTTCTTTTTCTCAATTGGAGAGGGCAAATTTCATGGCGACAACTCTCATCGTTAAACCTACCCTTTCCTCTGCTTTCCTCGGCCAAAAACTGTAtgccttctcttttcttttccacGTGTCTTCTTATCCTCTTAGAGGAATTGTTTTCTTGTGTATTATGAACATTTGGGATCTATtgatttgttttttgtttttttttttggtgtgttaAAGTTCATTCTATTCGTTTACGTTTGTGCCAGTTCGAGTAGAGGAAATTCAAAGAGGTCGACACCCTCTGGTTTGTTTCTAAGGGGTCCAAGATGTGCTGCTGATACGGCTTATGGAGGTGGGTTTTCTAATACTCTCTCTTGTTTcgatttgtttgtctggttttgacttggcatgaagtttaagaaagtaagaacggtttttaatcttgtggtcttataTTAAAGATAATATAGAATGTATGCAAAtaccctttaatcttgtggtcttaaacatgccatgtgaaaagttggaattaaagatttgtcaaaaaaaggaaagaaacaatCTTTTTTGAACGGACTAAAAAGGACAGTAAGACGAGGAAATTTGATATGGAGGGTGTCCTAATTAACACCCATCAAATTGAAAATTCTATTGTGTTGACACTACATTTGGGGATAACTATGAGAAGGGAACTAGAAACACTAATTGATGAATTTTAGTAGTTTTAGATAAATAACTTAGTGGCCCGGTAAGGATTTCGGGTTAGTGTTGAAATTTGTGTTACAATGTTATAAGGAGATAAGGCTCTTGGTGCTCAACAAGCTGATCTGGAACAAAGTATTTAGTAGGCTACCTTTATAGTCGAAGAATTTCAGAGATGGAAACTGTAAATTTCTCTACTCTAAAGCACAGATATATTCTGAAGCCTTATTCTTTTACTCTGTGCGAGATTAATGAAAAAGACCGTTAAATTTTTTCACTTAGATAACTTCTTTATGTTTCCAATGAGTGGTAACGAGAGGGAAAATGGAATTTGAAGtagttttttcttttggcatgggaTACTCTACATATGTATATTGGATCGCTGGTTCTTTTCGAATTGTTTGATTAACATGCTAGCATCAAACTTCTGGTGTGATGTTCGCAACTTGATTGCTGAAGGTAACATTCCGAAGTTTTCTCGAGCTAATGTTTGGGACCCCTACAAACGTCTTGGAATAAGTCGCGATGCCTCTGAGGAAGAAGTTTGGGGTTCACGCAACTTTTTGTTAAACCAGTATGCCAACCATGAGAGAAGTGCAGAATCAATTGAAGCTGCTTTTGAGAAGATACTAATGGCAAGCTTCATAAACAGAAAGAAGACAAAGATCAACTTGAAAACAAGGCTAAAAAAGAAAGTCGAGGAATCTCCGCCTTGGGTTCAGAACCTCCTCAATTTTGTGGAACTTCCACCACCTGTAATTATTTTGAGGAGATTATTCCTCTTCGGATTCATGGCATGCTGGAGTGTGATGAACTCTGCTGAAGCTGGCCCTGCATTCCAGGTTTGTCCTGTCTCAATTTCTTAGCCATGATAAGTCTTCAAAGCTCATTTGCTTTCCCAATACCCGTAGGAGATGGAAGGGCATGTTCTTATGGCCACAGTGTGGCTTCTAGCAATGTGCAAATTTATTCCAACATAAATTTTATAGCTGGTAAAGAGCTGTACGACATTTGACACCATTGTCATTAAAAAAAAGGTCTATATGATTTTTGCCTATCTGCCTAAGCTTTGGCGGGCAAAGTTACCAGGTAACCTGTGCTGGTGGGAGATAGCACAGTTCCTGTGGAATAGTTGAGGTTCGTGCAAGCTGGCTACAGCGGcggcataaaaaaaaaattggattatTCACTACTTTCTAAAGCATTAGTTTGGCTCTTAGCTTCATGTTGTTGATAGTGTTTCTCTACTGCGTTTGTGGACTATAAGTGTATGCCACATTTGCAAGCCCCTCCTGCCTATCAATCCAAAAAGTAGATAACTATAGAAAAGATAAGAAGACTttactgattttttttatttttttatttttaaaaaaggacATCCAACACAATATGCGAACAGAATTCAAAAGTCAATGTTCTGTAACTAAAAAATTATAATCTGATCGTCTGCAAAAAGCAAAGAACTTATTTCTGAATATTATTCATCTGATGGTCCCTTGGTGCCTGGAATGTCATTGCACTAAGATAACCTTGTTGAACATCTTCATTTGTATTGCCCCATCTTCAAGGGATGGAGGGGGCATTGGCCACCTTTTGGTACCGGTTGATTCCCACATCCGTTAGTATATGAGTTGTAGTCTTGTTATATATTTCTGGACAATTCTGACAAATTTAGCTGGTTGTAAAGTTAAGTTAGGCTTTCATTTTCTTGTCATAGTCAGACCCATACTTGGCGTTGGGGCACTCTTTGTTATATATTACTCTATGCTCTAGATGTCTAACCCTAGGCGTGCTAGATTCTTATGTTGCTTAAGTATATGAGTTGTAGTCTTCTTTGTGCTAACCACTAGAGCTAGTTTTAGGATCGGACTAAGATTCATTTTCTTGATAGTTACGCTTCCAAACTCAATCAAAGGGAACTTGAGAACCTTTTAAACAATTATGTACTCAGGGACATCTTTCAGCAATCCTCTCTCCTTCTGACTCTGGCTTTCACTATAAGAAGGGTCTTGAACTATAAGCACCGTGTATTTCCGgggaaatggaaaaaaaaaaaggaatgaagGAGCTGGAAAGGTCAAGCAGGTCAGGAAACAGAGcaatattaaataaaaaagaCCACCTTCAGCCCTCTAAtgaccagtggcggagccacatgcaTCCAAGGGGTGTCAACGTAAAATTACACTGTAAATACgtaaaaagaatttttttatgtatatatactatgtgTTGAACCCCCTCAATTTCGTCATATATTTACgtttttatattttgacaccccTTAGTAAAAATCCTAGCTCCGCCAATGCTAATGACTACTTGGCTTTCTCAATATTGCTCTGACTCCATAACAAAGTAAAATCCAAAGACTATGAAGTGATGTAACAGTTAATCTCCTGTACCATAGTTGAAACTGCAGACAGTTTTCAAAGTTTGATCTGCATTTAATAGTGCACGGCTTGTGTTGAGCAGCTGTGGATGGTATAGTGATTTTGCTGCTTTCGTTCTGGATCATCTCTTCCGATACTTTTATGACTTGACATAATTGGCTCCAACGAGCTTTTcaaattttatataaatatactcCAACTTTATTtacagaacttttttttttttaacgcaGGTAGCTATATCTTTTGGAGCTTGTGTGTACTTCCTTAATGACAAGACAAAGAGTTTAGGTAGAGCTGCTATTATAGGGTAAGTTAATTGGTTGTCTCAGTTTTggcaaaccaaaaaaaaaaaaattgctgatTTTAAAATTTCAGTATCATCTTCAGATATTCCACTTTTATTACTAAGCGTGTGCCTTTTATGTCAGATTTGGAGGCCTTGTGGCTGGTTGGTTTTGTGGTTCACTGTTGGTTCCCATGGTTCCTTCGTCCCTGCTGCCAATAACATGGAGTCTTGAACTATTAACGTCTCTCTTCATATATGTTTCCTTGTTTCTGTCCTGTACTTTTCTCAAATGAGACTCTAGAGAACCTGTTTTGCTGCAGCAGTTTTGACATGTTGCATCTTGCTTAATTCATGGTGTTCCTTCAATACTTTGTACCTCAAACTAGTTATATGGCGATTAGAAATTGTTATCAAACTAGTAGGAATTAAGATCAAAGTTTATCCTCCCCTTACTCTTTGACTTTTCAAATCATGTTGTAAGTGGAAGAGCTATATACGTATCCAGGCTCCTTGTTCTTCTTTTGCCAACTTAAAGTAGAAACTTAGTTGGGGGAAACAGTTCCGTTTGTTGCACCTGCTCATCCTATTGGTTCCTTCATCGTCTATTCCGGGAACCACCCCAAACCCAAAACAAGAAAGAACATAAAATACAGAAAGGGAAAAAACATCAACAAAATCAAAGAATCATGACAAAAACACAACCACGAAGCTTTGTGAAgtaaatataatttaaaaaaagACCCGCAAGGAtgactcagttggttgagcatggggctttcataatggaggttttaggttcgaaaccccctgcctacgac
The nucleotide sequence above comes from Lycium barbarum isolate Lr01 chromosome 3, ASM1917538v2, whole genome shotgun sequence. Encoded proteins:
- the LOC132632803 gene encoding protein CHAPERONE-LIKE PROTEIN OF POR1, chloroplastic translates to MATTLIVKPTLSSAFLGQKLSSRGNSKRSTPSGLFLRGPRCAADTAYGGNIPKFSRANVWDPYKRLGISRDASEEEVWGSRNFLLNQYANHERSAESIEAAFEKILMASFINRKKTKINLKTRLKKKVEESPPWVQNLLNFVELPPPVIILRRLFLFGFMACWSVMNSAEAGPAFQVAISFGACVYFLNDKTKSLGRAAIIGFGGLVAGWFCGSLLVPMVPSSLLPITWSLELLTSLFIYVSLFLSCTFLK